The proteins below come from a single Aegilops tauschii subsp. strangulata cultivar AL8/78 chromosome 6, Aet v6.0, whole genome shotgun sequence genomic window:
- the LOC109775273 gene encoding tetraspanin-2: MPSPPTKEARTADAPRRVKNTQRGRSTVWESESRSGEVPAMAVSNNITACVTLMALICAVPVIASGVWFASAQGEECARLARWPVAILGGLILLAALAGFVGAYWNRRRLLAFYLFAMAALIALLIALLVFAFAVTRGSGAYPVLGREYDEYRLDGFSMWLRGYVSDDPARWEGIRSCLAVSDTCKKLARQAGYVTADQFYQSHLTPLQSGCCKPPSVCGFGYVSPTVWTNPARPASDPDCGLWGNDPAQLCYECESCRAGLLAALRSQWHKANIALVVATVSLVFLYLIGCSAYKNAHAEAIYRRYKW, encoded by the exons ATGCCATCCCCACCCACGAAGGAAGCCCGCACCGCAGACGCCCCGCGCCGCGTCAAGAACACACAGAGAGGACGAAGCACGGTCTGGGAGAGCGAGAGCCGCAGCGGCGAGGTTCCAGCCATGGCGGTGAGCAACAACATCACGGCGTGCGTGACGCTGATGGCGCTCATCTGCGCCGTCCCCGTCATCGCCTCGGGGGTGTGGTTCGCGTCGGCGCAGGGGGAGGAGTGCGCGCGGCTGGCGCGCTGGCCTGTGGCCATCCTGGGCGGCCTCATCCTCCTGGCGGCGCTGGCGGGCTTCGTCGGCGCCTACTGgaaccgccgccgcctcctcgccttCTACCTCTTCGCCATGGCGGCGCTCATCGCCCTCCTCATCGCGCTCCTCGTCTTCGCCTTCGCGGTCACCCGCGGCTCCGGCGCCTACCCGGTGCTCGGCCGCGAGTACGACGAGTACCGCCTCGACGGCTTCTCCATGTGGCTGCGCGGGTACGTCTCCGACGACCCCGCCCGCTGGGAGGGGATTAGGTCCTGCCTCGCCGTCTCTGACACCTGCAAGAAGCTCGCCCGGCAGGCCGGCTACGTCACCGCCGACCAGTTCTACCAGTCCCACCTCACGCCGCTCCAG TCGGGCTGCTGCAAGCCCCCGTCGGTGTGCGGGTTCGGGTACGTGAGCCCGACGGTGTGGACGAACCCGGCGCGGCCGGCGTCGGACCCGGACTGCGGCCTGTGGGGCAACGACCCGGCGCAGCTGTGCTACGAGTGCGAGTCGTGCCGCGCGGGCCTCCTGGCGGCGCTGCGGAGCCAGTGGCACAAGGCCAACATCGCGCTCGTCGTCGCCACCGTCTCGCTCGTCTTCCTCTACCTCATCGGCTGCAGCGCATACAAGAACGCGCACGCCGAGGCCATCTACCGCCGCTACAAGTGGTGA